A genomic window from Yarrowia lipolytica chromosome 1D, complete sequence includes:
- a CDS encoding uncharacterized protein (Compare to YALI0D07890g, highly similar to uniprot|Q8X0I8 Neurospora crassa Probable E2 ubiquitin-conjugating enzyme) → MLKIWSMKEKQAAEGGSAKKKVTAAQLRVQKDLSELSLPSTMKTHFPSAEDIMNFELTVRPDEGFYQGGEFRFSFYVNPNFPHEPPKVKCLQKVYHPNIDLEGNVCLNILREDWKPVLSLNAVMIGLQYLFLEPNASDPLNKDAAHQMTANREEFKRNVKHSMAGGSVAGERFDCVLIK, encoded by the exons ATGTTGAAAATCTGGAGcatgaaggagaagcaggcGGCCGAGGGCGGCAgtgccaagaagaaggtgactGCTGCTCAGTTGCGGGTCCAGAAGGATCTGTCTGAGCTGTCGCTTCCTTCCACCATGAAGACGCATTTCCCCTCGGCAGAGGACATTATGAACTTTGAGCTGACGGTGCGGCCCGACGAGGGCTTCTACCAGGGTGGCGAGTTCCGGTTCTCGTTCTACGTCAACCCCAACTTTCCCCACGAGCCCCCCAAGGTCAAGTGTCTGCAGAAGGTGTACCATCCCAACATTGATTTGGAGGGCAACGTATGCCTGAACATTCTGCGAGAAGACTGGAAGCCCGTTCTTAGTTT AAATGCAGTCATGATCGGTCTTCAGTACCTGTTTTTGGAACCCAATGCATCAGATCCGTTGAATAAGG atgcTGCACATCAGATGACAGCAAACAGAGAGGAGTTCAAGAGAAACGTCAAGCATTCCATGGCCGGAGGCTCCGTTGCGGGAGAGCGGTTCGACTGCGTTCTCATCAAATAA
- a CDS encoding uncharacterized protein (Compare to YALI0D07876g, some similarities with uniprot|Q10355 Schizosaccharomyces pombe Hypothetical RNA-binding protein): protein MTKVKGKPKRVRISRVAGTDAPSTPQMSDQEYAAALAQQQQAYMPKNLASKAGPSSSLANSPATNSLAETHTVKREGGGKKWEDPSLLEWDPTHFRLFVGNLSGEVTTENVHRAFQKYKSLSKAKVVKDKISEKCAGYGFVSFSDPDDYFKAFKEMDGKYIGNHPVQLKRAKTEIKAVAKKKTKPYERARPY from the coding sequence ATGACCAAGGTGAAAGGCAAGCCAAAGAGAGTGCGAATCTCGCGAGTGGCTGGCACAGACGCCCCCTCAACGCCACAAATGTCCGACCAGGAGTATGCCGCAGCCCTGgcacaacaacagcaagcATACATGCCCAAAAACCTGGCGTCCAAAGCAGGTCCGTCTTCCTCTCTTGCAAACTCTCCCGCCACCAACTCACTAGCAGAAACCCACACCGTCAAGCGAGAGGGCGGCGGCAAAAAGTGGGAGGACCCGTCGCTTCTGGAGTGGGACCCTACACACTTCCGACTGTTTGTAGGCAACCTGTCAGGCGAAGTGACGACCGAAAACGTGCACCGCGCATTTCAAAAGTACAAGTCGCTGTCTAAggccaaggtggtcaaggatAAGATTTCGGAAAAGTGCGCGGGCTACGGCTTTGTGTCCTTCTCCGACCCTGACGACTACTTCAAGGCCTTCAAGGAAATGGACGGTAAGTATATTGGCAACCATCCCGTACAGCTCAAACGAGCCAAGACAGAAATCAAGGCAgtggccaaaaaaaagaccaagCCTTATGAACGAGCTCGTCCCTATTAG
- a CDS encoding uncharacterized protein (Compare to YALI0D07920g, weakly similar to uniprot|P43122 Saccharomyces cerevisiae YDL104c QRI7, similar to Saccharomyces cerevisiae QRI7 (YDL104C); ancestral locus Anc_2.343), which yields MHLGNISVRVGHAASISTASTASLLVCGGNRSLTNLAPLGGTPSSLCGVVSTNQHSAAATAQNRSISSSTCSDMRAYAASSRGPLQRRLLHTSRSLTYNVLAIETSCDDTCAAIISRDREKNTAALIDHVKITLDSSLQGGINPALATAHHHQSVGPLIRDVLKKHADTTIDLVCATRGPGLPGCLSSGVTFAKGLSLGLGVPYLGVHHMLAHLLTPRLFEAAEGYSGHKTEFPFLSLLVSGGHTMLVLSKSLYDHTVLCNTADVAIGDALDKCARTLGFQGNMLGKVMDQYCRSADTPSSQWSIPMPVDNKNDIRYSFAAFHSYIGMKKKETQAETTPELALEVQTAIFNHLMKKTKAAFNIYKKEIASATTLVCSGGVAANPRLREALQELCAKYKLEAVFPDPYWCTDNAAMIGWAGIELHEDGYRSDLEGFQIPKWPLAEFEKEI from the coding sequence ATGCATCTCGGCAACATATCGGTTCGCGTGGGCCACGCGGCGTCGATAAGCACAGCAAGCACAGCAAGCCTGCTGGTGTGTGGGGGTAACAGATCACTAACCAACTTGGCTCCGCTGGGGGGGACACCCAGCTCTTTATGTGGGGTTGTCTCGACTAATCAGCATAGTGCAGCTGCTACTGCACAGAATCGTTCGATTTCCAGCTCAACTTGCTCAGACATGAGAGCTTATGCTGCCTCATCCAGGGGCCCATTGCAACGGCGACTGCTACACACCTCACGATCCCTGACATACAACGTCTTGGCCATCGAAACGTCCTGTGACGATACCTGCGCAGCCATcatctcacgtgaccgcgAGAAGAACACGGCAGCGCTCATAGACCATGTCAAAATCACTTTGGACTCGTCTCTACAAGGAGGAATCAATCCCGCTCTGGCCACCGCTCACCACCATCAGAGCGTAGGGCCTTTAATAAGAGATGTGCTAAAAAAACACGCCGACACAACAATTGACCTGGTTTGTGCCACCAGAGGACCTGGACTTCCAGGCTGCTTGTCTTCAGGTGTCACCTTTGCAAAAGGTCTCTCTTTAGGCCTGGGAGTCCCCTATCTTGGAGTCCATCATATGTTGGCTCATTTACTGACTCCTCGTTTGTTCGAGGCCGCTGAGGGTTATTCGGGTCATAAGACCGAGTTTCCATTTTTATCCCTtcttgtctctggaggccaTACCATGCTTGTTCTCAGCAAATCTCTATATGACCACACTGTGTTGTGCAATACTGCAGATGTAGCAATTGGGGATGCGCTCGACAAGTGCGCTCGGACGTTGGGATTCCAGGGAAACATGCTAGGCAAGGTAATGGACCAGTATTGTCGATCTGCAGACACTCCATCATCTCAATGGAGCATTCCCATGCCTGTAGacaacaagaacgacaTTCGATACTCGTTTGCAGCCTTTCATTCTTACATTGgaatgaagaagaaggagacacAGGCTGAAACCACTCCAGAATTGGCCCTGGAAGTCCAAACAGCCATTTTCAACCATCTCATGAAGAAAACGAAAGCCGCTTTCAATatctacaagaaggagattgcctCTGCCACCACCCTGGtctgctctggaggagttgcTGCCAACCCCAGACTGAGAGAAGCTCTTCAGGAACTGTGTGCCAAGTACAAACTCGAGGCTGTGTTCCCAGATCCCTATTGGTGTACTGACAACGCTGCCATGATCGGATGGGCAGGTATTGAGCTACATGAAGACGGGTATAGAAGCGATCTGGAGGGCTTCCAGATTCCCAAGTGGCCTCTGGCCGAGTTTGAGAAAGAGATCTAG
- a CDS encoding uncharacterized protein (Compare to YALI0D07898g, no similarity), which produces MLLSNIFTHMLLASVVSSAAIPVADAESVQLAERKDAKEVFHEIGNFFKTGDIHDDGKHNDKRELEERKNAKEVFGEIGNFFKTGDIHDDGKHHDKRELEERKNAKEVFGEIGNFFKTGDIHDDGKHHDKRELEERKDAKEVFSEIGNFFKTGDIHDDGKHHDKRELEERKDAKEVFGEIGNFFKTGDIHDDGKHHDKRELEERKDAKEVFGEIGNFFKTGDIHDDGKHHKDD; this is translated from the coding sequence ATGCTTCTTTCTAATATTTTCACCCACATGCTTCTGGCCTCTGTGGTCTCCTCCGCCGCCATTCCCGTGGCTGACGCCGAATCTGTTCAGCTGGCTGAGCGAAAagacgccaaggaggtcTTCCACGAGATTGGAAACTTCTTCAAGACTGGTGACATTCACGACGATGGAAAGCACAACGACAAGCGAGAGCTTGAGGAGCGAAAGaacgccaaggaggtcTTTGGTGAGATTGgcaacttcttcaagacCGGTGACATTCACGACGACGGCAAGCACCACGACAAGCGAGAGCTTGAGGAGCGAAAGaacgccaaggaggtcTTTGGTGAGATTGgcaacttcttcaagacCGGTGATATTCACGACGACGGCAAGCACCACGACAAGCGAGAGCTTGAGGAGCGaaaggacgccaaggaggtcTTTAGCGAGATCGgcaacttcttcaagacCGGTGACATTCACGACGACGGCAAGCACCACGACAAGCGAGAGCTTGAGGAGCGaaaggacgccaaggaggtcTTTGGTGAGATTGgcaacttcttcaagacCGGAGATATCCACGACGACGGCAAGCACCACGACAAGCGAGAGCTTGAGGAGCGaaaggacgccaaggaggtcTTTGGTGAGATTGgcaacttcttcaagacCGGAGATATCCACGACGACGGCAAGCACCACAAGGACGACTAA
- a CDS encoding uncharacterized protein (Compare to YALI0D07964g, no similarity), whose protein sequence is MSTALKKSEIRNRKDDAKAINVKDVPVSPEGAVQEEPRHPRREASGTFEEISVTSTSENIVSCFKLVTDALAQRRNRANRRVIFHYYTLGALLSLYVLVRVFNDPVEDFGKFLVFMCAVTIATLSLASRTTDKLIRDAESSVVADVLVPQSDTKAYLFNGTVVGVCLLAVSDEIDKENENNYYKFPIEDQAVYITAWTVMRKYRRTGLGMDLLFWAVNTARDVTSKKVKPNANRIIIETISAENEAENLLMAAGFELNNSRKIEGWMGKCGMEYRQWILHMDAIGAIMEEKVEEASAPTI, encoded by the coding sequence ATGTCCACAGCACTAAAAAAATCGGAGATCCGAAATCGAAAGGACGACGCCAAGGCCATTAACGTCAAGGACGTGCCGGTGTCCCCCGAGGGAGCGgtccaggaggagcctcGACACCCTCGAAGAGAAGCATCCGGCACTTTTGAGGAGATTTCCGTCACCTCCACATCGGAGAACATTGTCAGTTGTTTCAAGCTGGTCACCGACGCTCTGGCCCAGCGACGAAACCGGGCTAACCGCCGAGTCATCTTCCACTACTACACTCTGGGTGCCCTGTTGTCTCTGTATGTTTTGGTTCGAGTCTTCAACGACCCCGTGGAGGACTTTGGCAAGTTCCTGGTTTTCATGTGTGCCGTCACCATCGccactctctctcttgcCAGTAGAACCACCGACAAGCTGATTCGAGACGCCGAGAGCTCTGTGGTGGCGGATGTGCTGGTTCCCCAGTCCGACACCAAGGCTTACCTGTTCAACGGCACTGTGGTTGGAGTCTGTCTGCTGGCTGTTTCCGATGAGATTGACAAGGAGAATGAGAacaactactacaagttcCCCATTGAGGACCAGGCTGTCTACATCACCGCCTGGACTGTCATGCGAAAGTACCGACGAACTGGCCTTGGAATGGACCTGCTCTTCTGGGCCGTTAACACTGCTCGAGACGTGACAAGCAAGAAGGTCAAGCCCAACGCGAACCGAATCATTATCGAGACCATTTCCGCCGAGAACGAGGCTGAGAACCTGCTTATGGCTGCGGGCTTCGAGCTTAACAACTCGCGAAAGATTGAGGGCTGGATGGGCAAGTGCGGCATGGAGTACCGGCAGTGGATTCTTCACATGGACGCCATTGGAGCCATCATGGAGGAGAAAGTCGAGGAGGCTTCCGCACCCACCATTTAG
- a CDS encoding uncharacterized protein (Compare to YALI0D07942g, similar to uniprot|P47771 Saccharomyces cerevisiae YMR170c ALD5 aldehyde dehydrogenase 2 (NAD+)), which translates to MYRLSQLHGHIAPNTSFAIYKAPKKAAPAVAANLVQVTLPDGKSYDQPTKLFINNEWVDGHGGSIESVNPATEQVICSVEAADESDVDKAVQAARNCYENVWRKVTGAERAQLMRKLADLVEKNKDLLTSIEAADSGKPKYGNCDGDVDELIYVLRYYSGLAEKAGNGVTISTSNEKFAYTIHEPYGVCGQIIPWNYPIAMAAWKLGPCLAAGNVLVMKLSEYTPLSMLVICNLVKEAGFPPGVVNVVNGYGAKAGNRLAEHPDVDKIAFTGSTATGRSVMKAATGNMKAVTMELGGKSPLLIFDDCDLAKAIEWAHIGIMYNMGQVCSATSRILVQEGIADKFVEGFIKQCNEASILGCPLDQKTSHGPQVNKIQYEKVLGYIEKGKAEGAKCILGGEAAPQNGKGYFIKPTAFTNVNKDMTIWKEEIFGPVVVIDTFKTEEEAIAKANDTPYGLAAALFTENIRRAHRVVKELRAGQVWVNSDNDSDPRVPFGGVKQSGIGRELGEYGLSIYTQAKAVHINLD; encoded by the coding sequence ATGTACCGACTATCACAACTCCACGGCCACATTGCGCCCAATACGTCGTTTGCCATCTATAAGGcgcccaagaaggccgctCCTGCCGTCGCTGCTAACCTAGTGCAAGTTACTCTTCCCGACGGAAAGTCCTACGACCAGCCCACCAAGCTCTTCATCAACAACGAGTGGGTCGATGGTCACGGCGGCTCAATTGAGTCTGTCAACCCCGCCACCGAGCAGGTCATCTGCTCCGTTGAGGCCGCTGACGAGAGTGATGTCGACAAGGCTGTTCAGGCCGCTCGAAACTGCTACGAGAACGTCTGGCGAAAGGTCACCGGTGCCGAGCGAGCACAGCTCATGCGCAAGCTTGCCGACCTTgtcgagaagaacaaggaccTGCTCACCTCCATTGAGGCTGCCGACTCTGGAAAGCCCAAGTACGGCAACTGTGACGGAGACGTGGACGAGCTCATCTACGTCCTGCGATACTACTCCGGCCTGGCTGAGAAGGCTGGCAATGGAGTCACCATTTCTACCTCCAACGAAAAGTTTGCCTACACCATCCACGAGCCTTACGGAGTCTGTGGCCAGATCATCCCCTGGAACTACCCCATTGCTATGGCTGCCTGGAAGCTAGGTCCCTGTCTCGCTGCCGGTAACGTGCTGGTCATGAAGCTTTCCGAATACACCCCTCTGTCCATGCTGGTCATCTGCAAcctggtcaaggaggctggTTTCCCCCCTGGCGTGGTGAACGTGGTTAACGGCTACGGCGCCAAGGCCGGCAACCGACTGGCTGAGCACCCCGACGTTGACAAGATTGCCTTCACCGGTTCTACCGCTACCGGTCGATCTGTCATGAAGGCTGCTACCGGAAACATGAAGGCCGTGACCATGGAGCTTGGAGGAAAGTCTCCTCTGCTCATTTTCGACGACTGCGATCTCGCCAAGGCCATCGAGTGGGCCCACATTGGCATCATGTACAACATGGGCCAGGTGTGTTCCGCCACCTCTCGAATCCTGGTGCAAGAAGGCATTGCCGACAAGTTCGTCGAGGGTTTCATCAAGCAGTGTAATGAGGCCTCCATTCTGGGTTGTCCTTTGGACCAGAAGACCTCTCACGGTCCTCAGGTCAACAAGATCCAGTATGAGAAGGTGCTCGGATACATTGAGAAGGGTAAGGCTGAGGGAGCCAAGTGCATTCTGGGAGGTGAGGCTGCCCCCCAAAACGGCAAGGGCTATTTCATTAAGCCCACCGCCTTCACCAAcgtcaacaaggacatgaCCAtctggaaggaggagattttCGGCCCTGTCGTGGTAATTGACACCTtcaagaccgaggaggaggccattgccaaggccaacgaTACTCCGTACGGTCTGGCTGCCGCTCTGTTTACCGAGAACATTCGGCGAGCCCACCGGGttgtcaaggagctgcgaGCTGGTCAGGTCTGGGTCAACTCTGATAACGACTCCGATCCTCGAGTTCCCTTTGGTGGTGTCAAGCAGAGTGGTATTGGTCGAGAGCTTGGTGAGTATGGTCTTTCTATTTACacccaggccaaggccGTCCACATTAACCTGGATTAG